One genomic window of Myxocyprinus asiaticus isolate MX2 ecotype Aquarium Trade chromosome 5, UBuf_Myxa_2, whole genome shotgun sequence includes the following:
- the LOC127440433 gene encoding zinc finger E-box-binding homeobox 1-like isoform X1, whose product MAAVREEKYRKHLAVTLLYAIAKEKMNKRRKWYVRTQRDSRKQDEECITDEEEVAGQEKQAETTSSLDAPEEHQSTPKRGVHDENGTMDPFSYVHICPHCYRGYKHYTSLKEHLKLRHEKSDENYCCSLCSYTFTYHAQLVRHMNSHRHVREQWTISQSGGNRKFKCTECSKAFKYKHHLKEHLRIHSGEKPYECSDCQRCFSHSGTYSAHITKCVGRTPAVKIVPRSPRVKEAMTLSLPKHIFLREKVDIANNPQQEQLPLKQIKQEPVEHQPKAVSATPTINATTNGAAATNAQGVVQTLVMPTVGLVQPISINLGDLQSVLNVLASASVNGTNMQQTQPPVISAISMPVVGQDGNAKIVINYNPQLDSQLNEVKVNATQPVVTQPTATQAGTAQAKYTVSNVSQPKGVQIDSAQSNLTETQTSSTLNAKPTQVVIIKPVQAGNPTKPASIIRLTPTQAARLVQARAAQPKLTQQSLLLVRRADGTQSLVVRQVAIGNPTVETKPTEIKSSSEKTTNTALEPQAERRDTTENTSSLESDVCKQNLTANVSLGIKIKTEPDSPSKIETEIDNEGEKDMETDSDKEEGKQAANNTVSHSGTVHNRVACGDNFHNYASCLLRENGPSKHKLLDSRKGDTKGSPKIFSLASLLKKDKSGAAERLLPLLKAYSQDPHPTEEELSQVAKSVKLPLEAVCKWYQKMHSKKILLKAAS is encoded by the exons AGGAGTGTATTACTGATGAGGAAGAAGTGGCTGGTCAGGAAAAGCAGGCGGAAACTACAAGTTCCTTGGATGCCCCAGAGGAGCACCAGAGCACTCCAAAGAGAGGGGTCCACGATGAGAATG GTACCATGGATCCATTCTCATATGTGCACATTTGTCCACACTGTTACCGTGGTTACAAACATTACACTTCTCTGAAGGAACACCTCAAACTGCGGCATGAAAAGAGTGATGAAAACTACTGCTGTTCCCTCTGTAGCTACACCTTCACCTACCACGCACAACTCGTCCGTCACATGAACTCACACAGGCATGTCCGGGAGCAG TGGACTATTTCTCAGTCAGGTGGAAACAGAAAGTTTAAATGTACAGAATGTTCCAAGGCCTTCAAATACAAACATCACCTGAAAGAGCACCTGCGCATTCACAGCG GTGAGAAGCCATATGAATGCTCTGATTGTCAGAGATGTTTCTCCCACTCGGGGACCTACAGCGCTCATATCACCAAGTGTGTGGGCAGGACCCCTGCAGTCAAAATTGTGCCTCGAAGTCCTAGAGTGAAAGAAGCCATGACCCTTTCTCTCCCCAAACACATCTTTCTGAGAGAGAAGGTGGACATTGCCAACAATCCTCAACAAGAGCAACTCCCCCTGAAGCAGATCAAACAGGAGCCTGTTGAACATCAACCCAAAGCGGTGTCAGCAACACCAACTATAAATGCCACCACCAATGGAGCTGCAGCCACAAATGCTCAAGGCGTTGTGCAGACTTTGGTCATGCCCACTGTCGGGCTGGTCCAGCCAATCAGCATCAACCTTGGTGACTTACAGAGTGTGCTGAATGTGTTGGCTAGTGCCAGTGTTAATGGAACGAATATGCAGCAGACGCAGCCACCGGTGATCTCTGCCATCTCTATGCCAGTTGTGGGACAAGATGGAAATGCCAAAATTGTCATAAACTACAACCCCCAATTAGACTCACAACTTAATGAAGTTAAAGTAAATGCTACACAGCCTGTTGTGACACAGCCTACTGCGACACAAGCCGGTACAGCTCAGGCAAAATATACGGTTTCTAATGTGTCACAGCCAAAAGGGGTGCAGATTGATTCAGCACAGTCCAACTTAACTGAAACCCAAACATCAAGTACACTCAATGCAAAACCTACACAGGTAGTAATCATCAAACCAGTCCAAGCCGGAAACCCCACCAAACCAGCATCTATCATCAGACTAACCCCCACACAGGCTGCCAGGTTGGTCCAAGCCCGTGCGGCACAACCAAAGCTCACCCAGCAATCTTTACTGCTAGTGAGGAGAGCAGATGGGACACAGAGTCTTGTGGTTCGACAAGTAGCTATCGGCAATCCAACAGTGGAGACAAAGCCCACCGAGATTAAATCATCCTCAGAAAAGACTACAAATACAGCGCTTGAACCACAAGCCGAGAGGAgagacacaacagaaaatacgAGTTCCTTGGAGTCTGATGTTTGTAAACAAAACCTGACTGCCAATGTATCATTGGGCATCAAAATCAAAACTGAACCTGACTCTCCTTCCAAGATTGAGACTGAAATAGATAACGAGGGAGAGAAAGATATGGAGACAGACAGCGATAAAGAGGAAGGGAAACAAGCTGCAAATAACACAGTCTCACACTCTGGAACAGTTCACAACCGTGTTGCATGTGGAGACAACTTCCATAACTACGCAAGTTGTTTGCTTCGCGAAAATGGCCCAAGCAAACATAAACTCCTTGACTCTCGGAAAGGTGACACCAAGGGGTCGCCTAAAATTTTCTCTCTGGCCTCTCTACTTAAAAAGGATAAGAGTGGAGCAGCAGAGCGCCTACTTCCTCTCCTGAAGGCCTATAGTCAGGACCCTCATCCCACTGAGGAGGAGCTGTCTCAGGTTGCAAAGTCTGTTAAGCTGCCTCTAGAGGCGGTCTGCAAGTGGTACCAGAAGATGCATTCCAAGAAGATTTTGCTTAAGGCTGCAAGCTGA
- the LOC127440433 gene encoding zinc finger E-box-binding homeobox 1-like isoform X2 → MDPFSYVHICPHCYRGYKHYTSLKEHLKLRHEKSDENYCCSLCSYTFTYHAQLVRHMNSHRHVREQWTISQSGGNRKFKCTECSKAFKYKHHLKEHLRIHSGEKPYECSDCQRCFSHSGTYSAHITKCVGRTPAVKIVPRSPRVKEAMTLSLPKHIFLREKVDIANNPQQEQLPLKQIKQEPVEHQPKAVSATPTINATTNGAAATNAQGVVQTLVMPTVGLVQPISINLGDLQSVLNVLASASVNGTNMQQTQPPVISAISMPVVGQDGNAKIVINYNPQLDSQLNEVKVNATQPVVTQPTATQAGTAQAKYTVSNVSQPKGVQIDSAQSNLTETQTSSTLNAKPTQVVIIKPVQAGNPTKPASIIRLTPTQAARLVQARAAQPKLTQQSLLLVRRADGTQSLVVRQVAIGNPTVETKPTEIKSSSEKTTNTALEPQAERRDTTENTSSLESDVCKQNLTANVSLGIKIKTEPDSPSKIETEIDNEGEKDMETDSDKEEGKQAANNTVSHSGTVHNRVACGDNFHNYASCLLRENGPSKHKLLDSRKGDTKGSPKIFSLASLLKKDKSGAAERLLPLLKAYSQDPHPTEEELSQVAKSVKLPLEAVCKWYQKMHSKKILLKAAS, encoded by the exons ATGGATCCATTCTCATATGTGCACATTTGTCCACACTGTTACCGTGGTTACAAACATTACACTTCTCTGAAGGAACACCTCAAACTGCGGCATGAAAAGAGTGATGAAAACTACTGCTGTTCCCTCTGTAGCTACACCTTCACCTACCACGCACAACTCGTCCGTCACATGAACTCACACAGGCATGTCCGGGAGCAG TGGACTATTTCTCAGTCAGGTGGAAACAGAAAGTTTAAATGTACAGAATGTTCCAAGGCCTTCAAATACAAACATCACCTGAAAGAGCACCTGCGCATTCACAGCG GTGAGAAGCCATATGAATGCTCTGATTGTCAGAGATGTTTCTCCCACTCGGGGACCTACAGCGCTCATATCACCAAGTGTGTGGGCAGGACCCCTGCAGTCAAAATTGTGCCTCGAAGTCCTAGAGTGAAAGAAGCCATGACCCTTTCTCTCCCCAAACACATCTTTCTGAGAGAGAAGGTGGACATTGCCAACAATCCTCAACAAGAGCAACTCCCCCTGAAGCAGATCAAACAGGAGCCTGTTGAACATCAACCCAAAGCGGTGTCAGCAACACCAACTATAAATGCCACCACCAATGGAGCTGCAGCCACAAATGCTCAAGGCGTTGTGCAGACTTTGGTCATGCCCACTGTCGGGCTGGTCCAGCCAATCAGCATCAACCTTGGTGACTTACAGAGTGTGCTGAATGTGTTGGCTAGTGCCAGTGTTAATGGAACGAATATGCAGCAGACGCAGCCACCGGTGATCTCTGCCATCTCTATGCCAGTTGTGGGACAAGATGGAAATGCCAAAATTGTCATAAACTACAACCCCCAATTAGACTCACAACTTAATGAAGTTAAAGTAAATGCTACACAGCCTGTTGTGACACAGCCTACTGCGACACAAGCCGGTACAGCTCAGGCAAAATATACGGTTTCTAATGTGTCACAGCCAAAAGGGGTGCAGATTGATTCAGCACAGTCCAACTTAACTGAAACCCAAACATCAAGTACACTCAATGCAAAACCTACACAGGTAGTAATCATCAAACCAGTCCAAGCCGGAAACCCCACCAAACCAGCATCTATCATCAGACTAACCCCCACACAGGCTGCCAGGTTGGTCCAAGCCCGTGCGGCACAACCAAAGCTCACCCAGCAATCTTTACTGCTAGTGAGGAGAGCAGATGGGACACAGAGTCTTGTGGTTCGACAAGTAGCTATCGGCAATCCAACAGTGGAGACAAAGCCCACCGAGATTAAATCATCCTCAGAAAAGACTACAAATACAGCGCTTGAACCACAAGCCGAGAGGAgagacacaacagaaaatacgAGTTCCTTGGAGTCTGATGTTTGTAAACAAAACCTGACTGCCAATGTATCATTGGGCATCAAAATCAAAACTGAACCTGACTCTCCTTCCAAGATTGAGACTGAAATAGATAACGAGGGAGAGAAAGATATGGAGACAGACAGCGATAAAGAGGAAGGGAAACAAGCTGCAAATAACACAGTCTCACACTCTGGAACAGTTCACAACCGTGTTGCATGTGGAGACAACTTCCATAACTACGCAAGTTGTTTGCTTCGCGAAAATGGCCCAAGCAAACATAAACTCCTTGACTCTCGGAAAGGTGACACCAAGGGGTCGCCTAAAATTTTCTCTCTGGCCTCTCTACTTAAAAAGGATAAGAGTGGAGCAGCAGAGCGCCTACTTCCTCTCCTGAAGGCCTATAGTCAGGACCCTCATCCCACTGAGGAGGAGCTGTCTCAGGTTGCAAAGTCTGTTAAGCTGCCTCTAGAGGCGGTCTGCAAGTGGTACCAGAAGATGCATTCCAAGAAGATTTTGCTTAAGGCTGCAAGCTGA